Proteins encoded by one window of Anopheles maculipalpis chromosome 2RL, idAnoMacuDA_375_x, whole genome shotgun sequence:
- the LOC126566703 gene encoding uncharacterized protein LOC126566703 yields MSVPSMDDDFIYSDATIGDEDMFATGGASQLSIFNSEVLQTHIMQFVDEVIDDNLALTTLSQETLPDIKLSLPSALNPTGKYPSADEFCHEDVSCTVVPSSKQGSGFIYSQQLQKMYLKTDSICSFDVKCELLGSSLTPRDWSVRVMLVSLAPESQHEPIMRCHNHLAKDNGPERVKKYVVRCKNVQHEYVGEANGPFFEDRCAVLVPLDPDELSVKIMLQFVCQNTCFNVNQRRTALVFTLENSEGLVWARRVVQVKVCINYRRDMQNEENATRNSTTNLSCLAGPSSTGSNGAMTMARRRNKTSFTRKRRQPVVKVEGTAGSGPKVMRTTATTTASFQPLPSFEPCLVEFEMPNIRMAKRVMDNAIGMLSMQVLRVQGDRYTTDKLMEYINNIRTKRDMLTAYNSQCSVDSDLLNI; encoded by the exons ATGTCCGTACCATCGATGGATGATGA CTTCATCTACAGCGATGCTACCATTGGCGATGAGGATATGTTTGCGACCGGTGGTGCTTCg CAACTGAGCATATTTAACAGTGAAGTGCTGCAAACACACATTATGCAGTTCGTCGATGAGGTGATCGATGACAACCTCGCACTGACTACCTTATCGCAGGAAACTCTGCCTGACATAAAGCTGTCCCTGCCAAGCGCACTGAATCCGACCGGCAAATATCCTTCCGCGGACGAGTTCTGTCACGAGGACGTATCGTGTACGGTGGTGCCATCCAGCAAGCAGGGCAGTGGCTTCATTTACTCCCAGCAGCTGCAGAAAATGTACCTTAAAACGGACAGCATCTGCTCGTTTGACGTCAAGTGTGAGCTGCTGGGCAGTTCGCTTACGCCACGCGACTGGAGCGTGCGCGTAATGCTGGTATCGCTCGCACCGGAATCACAGCACGAACCGATCATGCGCTGCCACAACCATCTAGCCAAAGATAATGGACCGGAACGCGTCAAGAAGTACGTGGTGCGCTGTAAGAACGTCCAGCACGAGTACGTCGGGGAGGCCAATGGGCCATTCTTTGAGGATCGCTGTGCGGTGCTGGTGCCGCTCGATCCGGACGAACTGAGCGTAAAGATAATGCTGCAGTTTGTGTGTCAGAATACGTGCTTTAACGTGAACCAACGGCGTACCGCGCTGGTATTTACGCTGGAAAACAGCGAAGGGCTTGTTTGGGCGAGGCGTGTCGTGCAGGTTAAGGTATGCATCAACTATCGGCGCGATATGCAGAACGAGGAGAATGCGACCAGAAACAGTACCACCAATCTTTCGTGCCTTGCTGGACCGAGCAGTACCGGTAGTAATGGGGCGATGACGATGGCCCGGCGGCGGAATAAAACGAGCTTCACGCGCAAACGACGGCAACCGGTTGTAAAGGTAGAGGGTACTGCCGGGAGTGGTCCTAAAGTGATgcgcacaacagcaacaacaacagcttcaTTCCAGCCACTGCCGAGCTTTGAACCGTGCCTGGTTGAATTTGAAATGCCCAACATACGCATGGCCAAGCGCGTGATGGACAATGCAATCGGTATGCTGTCGATGCAGGTTTTGCGGGTTCAGGGCGATCGGTATACGACGGACAAGCTGATGGAGTATATCAACAACATTCGAACGAAACGTGATATGCTGACGGCGTACAACAGTCAGTGTAGTGTGGACAGTGACCTGcttaacatttaa
- the LOC126558283 gene encoding serine protease snake-like, translated as MAAADCIPTMWTVLIVLCCFTHDLFALQDGESCKHQGESGICRPYSKCRKGNRITVCSYSSTEAIVCCPQSQLLEAAGTFQATPLSSFNRGGNERISEKKCKEYKELTTDSVAISALTLNPTLVKIDVPKCDMVVKLIVGGNVTKPGEFPHMAAIGWRRPNGDFSFDCGGSLISEYYVLTAAHCYAESEEGVLPSIVRLGDQSLLRQDDGAEPEDYDIQRFIVHPEFKWSAGKYNDLALVEISERVVFTNFIRPACLYTSDRLNVRTAIATGFGLTEDFGIKSDELRKVALNIYDNDLCADRYRSNRHIRQGIRNSQMCVGDLAGGKDTCQGDSGGPLQVTREENQCMFYIVGVTSFGQVCGSATPAIYTKVSSYLDWIESVVWE; from the exons ATGGCCGCAGCCGACTGTATACCGACAATGTGGACTGTGTTGATAGTGCTGTGTTGCTTCACGCATGATCTCTTTGCTTTACAAG ACGGCGAATCGTGTAAGCACCAAGGAGAGTCAGGAATATGCAGACCGTACTCAAAGTGTAGGAAAGGCAATCGGATAACCGTGTGTAGTTATTCGTCCACGGAAGCAATCGTTTGCTGTCCGCAATCACAACTACTCGAGGCAGCTGGCACATTCCAAGCAACGCCGCTTAGTTCATTTAATCGTGGTGGAAACGAACGTATTAGTGAGAAGA AATGTAAGGAATACAAGGAGCTTACCACGGATAGTGTTGCCATCAGTGCGCTTACGCTCAACCCTACGCTGGTCAAGATTGATGTACCGAAGTGTGACATGGTAGTGAAGCTGATCGTCGGTGGTAATGTCACCAAACCGGGAGAATTCCCGCACATGGCTGCGATCGGTTGGCGTCGACCGAATGGTGACTTTTCGTTCGATTGTGGCGGCTCACTGATCAGCGAATATTACGTACTGACGGCGGCCCATTGTTACGCAGAATCCGAGGAAGG CGTACTGCCCTCGATTGTGCGCCTGGGCGATCAAAGTCTGTTGCGTCAGGACGATGGTGCCGAACCGGAGGATTACGACATACAGCGGTTCATCGTGCATCCGGAATTCAAATGGAGTGCCGGCAAATACAACGATCTCGCATTGGTTGAGATAAGCGAGCGGGTGGTATTTACCAACTTCATCCGTCCGGCCTGCCTATACACATCGGATAGACTCAACGTTCGCACAGCGATTGCGACCGGATTTGGGCTAACGGAAGACTTTGGCATCAAATCGGACGAATTGCGCAAGGTGGCACTAAACATTTACGACAACGATCTGTGTGCCGATCGGTACCGGTCGAACCGACACATTCGCCAAGGCATCCGTAACTCGCAAATGTGCGTTGGTGATCTGGCGGGCGGAAAGGATACGTGCCAGGGTGATTCCGGTGGTCCGTTGCAGGTGACGCGTGAAGAAAATCAGTGCATGTTTTACATCGTCGGTGTGACCTCGTTTGGGCAGGTGTGCGGTAGTGCAACGCCGGCCATCTACACGAAGGTTAGCTCGTACCTGGACTGGATCGAATCCGTCGTATGGGAATGA